ATCAATCAACTGGCCCTCATTTTCATCACAGACAAGTGCTTCAGGGCGTAGCGGTGACCTTGGATAGCCCATCTGGACCCGGATGCTCTTTGGCGAATATATGGGATCGCCATGCTGGAAAAACGCTGCAACGACGCATGGTGGGAAGTATTGTTATTAtttaacacacacacacacacacacacctgaGGCCTTTTAACTTGTTTTGAACCAGCCATATATACAGAAAGAAGGGAGGATGCAGTGACAGCAGACCTTTGAATGGCTGCAGCTTGATCTCTTGGATGAGGCAGAGATCGGCCTGGAGGCGATATATGAGGCACTCGGCGGTGGCGGGGTCCCTCTGGCCACCGCTGGACCAGTAGGAGGGCCTGTTGGACTCGAGGTGGTCGACAGACTCGAGGGTGTTCTCGATGGTCTCGTCGGGGAAGTTGTCGGTGCTGGAGGCGCCGATGCAGTGGATGATGCAATCCCTGGGCTTGTAGGGCGTGAGGAGGCCGTGGCTGAGGTGCATGTACACTCTGTGGTCCCGATGGAGCTTGTCGTCAGCGCTGGTGGCGGTGTCCTGATCCCGGCGTGCCAGGGTtctggaggtggtggtggtgacGTCGACTTGGGTGAAGGTGGAGACCTCCGGGCAGGCACGCAGGCACTGCAGCTTGCTGAACTGGTTGTCGATAACTATAGACGTAACGGCAGAGCACAAGACAGAAGTAATCTTTTATAAGAAGACGAGAGAAAAAACAGAGCATAGCTTTTGATTCATCCATTCATTCATTCATTAGACTGATTTCATATCTGGATCGGAAATCAGTACTAGTGCTTGCTAAACTAAACAAAACAGGTAGGAGTAGAGCAGAATCTATCTATGAATTCGGAGTAGATATGTAGATAAATGCTCCGGACATGGATGAATCGAATAGGGAGGCCAGATCCAGAGAGAGAGATACCGAATTGTCGCCAGGATCGGGAGACGGCGGATGCGCGTGCGAGGTCGGCGGGGTGGTGGAGCATGGTGAAGACGGTGACGGAGGTGTCGGGGCCCAGGTAGTCGACGAAAtccgccgccggcgccggcgaggaggaggaggagcatgGGGAGGAATCCTCCATGTCCATGGCTCTGGTCGTCCGTCCGCTAGTCTGGTGGGATAGGGGATGAAATTCGCCGAGCCGACTACCTCTTCTGCAACCAATCAATCAATCAACTCATCTCATCTCATCTGAGGGACAAGACAAGAGAAGCGCGTGACCGacaaagagaagaagaagaagaagagagagagaagagagattggATTGGATTGGATTGGGGGAGGGGAACCCGCTTTGGGCTGGGTTGGGATGGGACCCGTAGGTAGGGGAGGAGGGGATGACAGAGtaccaagaaaaagaaaaagaaaagggaaagGGTAAATTCCCTCCTACCCAATTCACTTCCAATTCGAGCTTGTCGTCCGGTCGTCGCCGCCGTCCGCACCAAGGCGACATACTACAAGTTGTTCACCCTGGAGCATCGGGCGGAAATGCAAACCACGGAGGAGCGCCACGCACTGCGGCTAGCCTGCCTCCGGAGTAGGAAGGTTGGAGCGAGGAGGAGTTGGAAGAGATGGGGCAAGAGGAGATTGAAGATACGGGGCAAGAAGAGGAGGAGCCACAatcggatgaggaggaggaggatgctCATGCCAAGTTCAACATGGAGGTCACGCTAGTAGAGTTTGAGCTCACCCAAACGGAGGACGCAGAGCGGTAGGACATCAACGAGTCTACCTGGTCTGAGGCGGAGGTGGCGGAAAACCGCCGCTTCATCGACCTGGAGGGGGGGACATGGTGCGTGAGTAGCTCTTCGCGGACAAGGAGGAGGCGCAGTCGTTTCACCCGGCATCGGCATGACCACGAGGCCGGTGACTCCAACAAGGAGGTTCGCCGTATCCGATGACGAGTAGTTTAGTTTTTTAGTCTGGGGTGAGGGTGAGGTGATGGTGTCTTCGATTAGGGGTCACTCACCATGTCGTCTCTCGGTCAAGGTGGGTCGGCCGAGGACCTCCTTGACGGTTCAGTAAGGGGCCATCTCAAGGACGCCCACGCTGCATAGAAGCATGTTTCTCGAGACTTGCGCATACTCCAAGGCTTAAAGATTGTTGCTTGCTCCCGCATGAGTTGTTGGGATCCCCAGGTGTAATGGTGATGTAGCCTAGAAGCAAGTACTTTCCTCAATTagagaaccaaggttatcaattcAGTACGAGTTTCTCCCAACGAAGAAAGTTAGCAGTAAACACGCACGCATCACAAACACGCTTGTCCCCAACACGACAAGAGGATTATCAATCCCCTTGTCTTGCTAGTTACAAGACTAAACACAAATGATATAGATAATtggtaacaaaaataaaatagggcAACAAGGTAAATAATTGCTTTTAGTAAATGAGAATATACCCGGGAGTATAACTTCATTAGTGACATCTCTCTTAACTACAAAGTTGCAATGAGTGTTTGATAGTTTGTTTAAAAGCAGGAGTGATTGGAAAAAGTTAAATAGTAATAAAGATTTCTGAATTGTCTTTGCTTTGGTGTTCTTGGTCTCCCCACAACGCCTCACCTGATTCGCCGATGCGATCAAAGCTATATCTAAAACTCGGTCTTACGTTTATTTATAACAAACATTTTAACTTATTTATGATTTATTTCAGCAATATATGATTTTAGTTAACATTTTTTCTTATACTTAGCACAATCTGCAACATATTGATTTTGATAAAATCTACAATACAATGTTATTTGTCATAAATGTTGTCATGTATTTGCTAATACGTTCGTAACAATTGAAATTATATTTTGTGTTAAGAGCTACATTCGCTTTTTCTTTAGGTCCTTGTCTGAAATATTGCTAAGAAAAACATTTGACTAAATCGGACCCCTTGGATCTTAAAAACATTGCATTCTATGTGTTCACAACTATTTTAATATCCTTAAATATCTTTGTATAAAGCTCTGGAACATATGTGTCAAGCAAATCCCTTGAATAGTAAGCCAACAACATGGTGGTGGTAGGGGCGGGTGATAGGCTAAAGTTGGAGAAGTCACTAGAAGATCCATCTCTTCTATGTTGGTTAGTCTTGCCTCTCGGGAAAAGACATGACACCCTCGTCATGTGATCGGAAGTGTGATGATATAGAATAACATGTATAATGATAAAAAAATATAATTCTGCAACATTAAAAGCATGCTCTTCCGTGTTCTTGTATATGAAATTTTGACCACTCATCTCTGTGATAGTGGTAGCATGTTTACAAAAAGTTGCATGATATAAAGTACTACCTAAGAACTTGGAAGGAATCCCTAGCTAAAGGTTCACACGTGTGACTTGGCATCCAATAAAACCTTCTTTTGAAAAGCATAATCAGTATGTGTCGTTTGTTTCACTAAGGCTAACATAACAACCATGAGTATCACTAGAAAAAAGTGCTTACATGGCCACAAGTATCGTAGAAAGACACACTAAACTAGCATAAGTGACATAAATTTTATGCTCACACCGACACATCATCACCATGCTTTGGAGTCTTATACTAATCCAATAAATTTTATTATAATAAGTAATATTTGTGAACTGAGCATAGCTCAGATGTGTTAGGCTACTTGTGATGAAAGAAGCCCACCAAGATTCAAGATACTTATGGTTAGAATTTGGAAGGTGCTCAAGGGTATCCATTGTTGCCCTGGACAGAGCAGATACATACACATAGTAGTACTATGTTCCATGCTAGGTTAAGAAAAGAGAGAGGGTTAGTGAAATCCATTCATCTGACGGCAACGGGATCGAGATATGGATTTGGGTTTGGATTGGACGGCGCCTCatcctttggctttggctttggctttggcaATGGAGGGATGATGCAGCAGGCCACACGATGATGATAAGCACACCCATTTGTTTGTATATTTTACGATAATAAATAATAATATAATAAAATACTCCTATGTTACTATTTTTTGTTTTGTCAAATTAATCCGAGCTACAACAATATTCTTTTTTGAGCTAGCACAGTATCCTTCCTACACAGATACACATAGAAGTATCTTCTCTTGTAGGCTAGGCTAGGTTAAGAAAAGAATCAGACGGCGGTGGGATTGAGATGTTGGATGTTGGATCAGATCAGAAGGCGGAGGGCGGAGGGCGTCTAATCCCTCGTCCTACCAACACCGCAACAGCGGAGGGAGGGGATCCGCTCCAACCCTTGTCCTCTCCCCTCCTCCCCTATCCCggatattcacaatt
This Triticum urartu cultivar G1812 unplaced genomic scaffold, Tu2.1 TuUngrouped_contig_6843, whole genome shotgun sequence DNA region includes the following protein-coding sequences:
- the LOC125531151 gene encoding F-box protein At4g00755-like, which codes for MDMEDSSPCSSSSSPAPAADFVDYLGPDTSVTVFTMLHHPADLARASAVSRSWRQFVIDNQFSKLQCLRACPEVSTFTQVDVTTTTSRTLARRDQDTATSADDKLHRDHRVYMHLSHGLLTPYKPRDCIIHCIGASSTDNFPDETIENTLESVDHLESNRPSYWSSGGQRDPATAECLIYRLQADLCLIQEIKLQPFKAFFQHGDPIYSPKSIRVQMGYPRSPLRPEALVCDENEGQLIDDRNYVWTYTSPEFPMLQENVLQSFKLPHPVLCIGGVVKVELLGRVQKQAIDGLYYICISHVQIVGKALSRDLGVVPRGNGLVLNYYLDPRTCGVPRSESSRDNGRSRWQGLASRIWHSGTARGIGGLNQTLLSRLFGGPLRLVVVADESEGEEEDDLP